The following proteins are co-located in the Oenanthe melanoleuca isolate GR-GAL-2019-014 chromosome 4, OMel1.0, whole genome shotgun sequence genome:
- the LOC130252725 gene encoding interleukin-8-like, with translation MGGKSLAVTLILYLVSMAGSEGKALEKTDERGSQCQCISTHSKFIPPKTIQDVRISQRGPHCKNVEIIATLKDGREVCVEPTAPWVRLTVKALLARARDNVESPVKEKSRKNKPWISASI, from the exons ATGGGTGGCAAATCTCTTGCTGTCACTTTGATTCTCTACTTGGTCTCAATGGCAGGGTCAGAAG GTAAGGCCCTGGAGAAGACGGATGAAAGAGGCTCCCAATGCCAGTGCATAAGCACTCATTCCAAGTTCATCCCTCCCAAGACTATTCAGGATGTGAGAATAAGCCAAAGAGGACCTCACTGCAAAAATGTGGAAATCAT AGCTACGCTGAAAGATGGCAGGGAAGTGTGCGTGGAGCCCACGGCGCCCTGGGTCCGGCTCACTGTAAAGGCTCTGCTGGCCAG GGCCAGGGACAATGTTGAGTCACCAGTCAAAGAAAAGTCAAGGAAGAATAAACCTTGGATTTCTGCAAGCATatga
- the LOC130252726 gene encoding interleukin-8-like, which yields MTVKAVAAVLILLLVSALGTQGEAVPRSAIELRCQCISTYSKIIPPKLILNVNLTPSGPHCKNVEVIATLRNGREVCLEPTAPWVKLIIKAILDKANTKPEMVS from the exons ATGACTGtcaaagctgtggctgctgtccTGATCCTGCTCCTGGTCTCAGCACTTGGAACCCAAG gtgaGGCAGTGCCACGCTCGGCCATCGAACTCCGGTGCCAGTGCATAAGCACCTATTCCAAGATCATCCCTCCCAAGCTCATCCTAAACGTGAACCTCACCCCCAGCGGACCTCACTGCAAGAATGTTGAAGTCAT AGCTACCCTGAGAAATGGCAGAGAAGTGTGCCTGGAGCCCACTGCTCCCTGGGTGAAGCTGATCATCAAGGCAATTCTGGACAA GGCCAACACCAAACCTGAGATGGTGTCctaa